A region of the Atribacteraceae bacterium genome:
CCCCAGATCCTGGACAATCTGAAGCTTACCCTGCCACCCCGTATCCCCACCTCTGACAGCATGTTCCCCAAATGGTCACAGTTTTTACGCCAGTTGCCCAACGCGATCCGTTCGGGATTGATTGGGACGGGGGTGGGGATTATTCCCGGGGTGGGTGAGGATATTGGTGCCTGGATGTCCTATTTCGCCGCCCGGGGGATGAGCCGGAAAAAGGAGGAATTCGGTCGGGGGTCTGTGGAAGGGGTGGTTGCGGCGGAAACCGGCAATAATGCCGCTATCGGGGGAGCGCTGATACCACTGCTCACGTTGTCTATCCCGGGGAGTCCTCCGACAGCGGTTCTATTGGGAGCCCTCCTTTTGCACGGCGTGCGTCCGGGGCCGATGCTCGGTTTCGAATTTCCCGGTTTTATCCAGGAAATGGGAGGAATCCTGTTCATGGCTTCCTTGGCGCTGTCCATTTGTGGAGTTTTCGTGGCCCGCTTTTTCATCAAGGTGCTGGATACACCGCTTCGCATCCTGATGCCCATTATCGCCGTGTTGTCGGTGATGGGGGCCTACGCTATCCATATCCGTATATTCGATGTCTTTGTCATGGTAGTGTTGGGCCTCCTGTTTTTCGTGCTGTTGAAGCTCAGGTATCCGGTGGCCCCTTTCGTCCTAGGGGTGATTCTCGGTCCAATGATCGATGCAAACCTGCGGCGGGCCTTCTGGGTGCACCGGAGTTTTGTCCCATTCCTTACCCGGCCGGTATCATTGATACTAGTGGTAGCGATTGTGCTGTTGATCCTGGCCCAGTTCAAGTGGTTTCAAAACCTCTTCTTCCACCAGGGGAAAACACAAAAAGAGTGAACAGCTTAGCCCAGAGCCGGGGGAATCGAGTCCCTCTCCGCGAGCTACACTCAAAACTTGTGTATAGCCAAATGAAAACAGGTGGCGTATCCTAAGGTGAAGTTCCTATGAAGAAATCACCTCGCTCCCCGAAGGGAGGATACGCCATGAAACAAGCAAAGCACGTTAAAGAGGAATTGTCA
Encoded here:
- a CDS encoding tripartite tricarboxylate transporter permease yields the protein MEHFISSIVNIITNPVTLTTLFLANILGIIIGALPGLTATMGIALLTGLTYGLPTEIALVILMSLYVGAIYGGSITAILLNIPGTGSAAATALDGYPLATRGRAGFAIGITRMASVFGTLFGLIMLMTIAPQLARFALLFTSAEYALLGFFGVLISGFVAGEDLKIKGWIAGFLGMLLSTVGIDELHGYARFTFGSPLLMIGISFVPAMIGVFSIPQILDNLKLTLPPRIPTSDSMFPKWSQFLRQLPNAIRSGLIGTGVGIIPGVGEDIGAWMSYFAARGMSRKKEEFGRGSVEGVVAAETGNNAAIGGALIPLLTLSIPGSPPTAVLLGALLLHGVRPGPMLGFEFPGFIQEMGGILFMASLALSICGVFVARFFIKVLDTPLRILMPIIAVLSVMGAYAIHIRIFDVFVMVVLGLLFFVLLKLRYPVAPFVLGVILGPMIDANLRRAFWVHRSFVPFLTRPVSLILVVAIVLLILAQFKWFQNLFFHQGKTQKE